In Microbulbifer sp. THAF38, the sequence ATGTGCCTTTTTATCCAAAGCTTTGATCTGTGCCATAAGTACAACTCCTAGCTACTTTTATAGTTACTTAATTTTCAGAGATACCCTAACGTACCACTTAATTGGCTTATAAACGATGACAAGCGCTTTCCTCTAGCCGCCGAATAGTCGCCGGAAACCAAAGCCAGCATTAAACAGCGAAGCGGCCCAACAGGCAATCTCGGCCAGTGGTAATTTATCTAAAGACAAATTTTCACCGACATGCCTCTCCCTGCTGAGACTTGGGTTTCAGCACACAGTAGGGGGAATAGGGAATAACAGCCCAGACCAGTTAAGGAAACCATCGGTGCACAATTATTTAAGGTGCCTCAAATAGCTAAGCAGCCCAGCCTGCCCTATAGCTAAAAAGCAACCGATAAGCAGGTCAGACCTGTTCAATAAATATGCAGTCAGAGAGCTGAGCCAGCGATCGAGCTCTTTAGGTCAGCGAAAGCCCTTTCCAGCACCTGGTCCTCACCTGATCGCACAATATCCAAGGTGCGCTCTACCAGAATATCTGGCTGGATACCGTAACCAACAAACTCCCGCCCATCAGGGTAAGTATCCCGCTTGGTACACACTCTGAAAGTACCACCTCCAGGAAGGTCTACGAACATAGGTTGTCCCGTACTGCCATAAGTGGGTTCACCTACAGTAGTGAAATGTTCGAGAGAATCTGCATACACCAAGAAGTCTTCAGCTGCAGAGGCGGTATTTCGGCCAATCAGCACATAAGTTGGTACTATGTGGTTACTCTCCGACTTCGGCTCAACTAAATCCCCGGACCCCTCACCAGATTCCCATGAAGTACCCTCTGCATAGGGACGATACTCTTCTAAATCTTCAAACTGATCCGCAAAAGAGCCCCAGGCCTTATAAGCTGCAACATGCTTGGGAGTTTTCCATACAGAGCCAGGTAAATCCCGATCAGCCAAATAAGAGATTATCTCTCCGGCATAGGCAGAATTACCTCCACCATTAAAACGCAAATCAATAATCAGCCCTTTAGACTTAGTAATTTCATCGTAGTGAGATTTAAATTGCTCAACAATCGCTTCATCATGAAAACCATTTAGCGCCACATAACCGATATCATCCTCCATCCATTTGAACTCAAACAATTCACCATTGGAGGCGGGCTGTTTGATTGAGGCATATTCGATCTCCCTACCCCGTGCATCCCGCTTAACCTGGACACTCTTGGTCGCCCCATTTGGAGTTTGAATAGTGAATTGGGCCATGCTGCCCGGCTTTCCATCGAGAGCATCTCGAACCGCAGTATTCCAGAGAATATGTTGAGTAGAGCTGGCAATATATGGCATCACCTGCTCTTTTAAATGAGCTTCCACGGGCTGCCCATCGATCGCGACAATAATTGAGCCAGGAGGAATTTGTGACTCCAGCCCCTTTTCAACTCCTGTGATCACTGCCTTACGCCCGGCCTCAGTTAAGCGAATAGCTGGCCAGTCTATATAGCTAGAGGACATACCCTTTGGGTAATAAATATTGGTATGACCATCCTGCAGGAAGGCATTGAGGCGCTTCAGTTCACGGTAATATTCATAGGTGTTTTGTGTTGCTAAAACCCGTGGAATAAATTCCCGATACTTAGCATCGAAGTCCAACTCGGGAACCTGGTCGAAGAAAGCGAAGTTATAGCTAACCTCCTTCCAATAGAGAGAAAGCCCAAATAGTTTATCTGCATCAGATAAATTATCTTGAACTTTATTGGTATCCTCTGAATAAACGATACCAGCAGAGAAAGCAGCCATAGAAAAAGCCAAAACAATTTTTTTAAGCACAGCAAAAGCTCGATAGATAAAAGGATTTATATTTTATGACTTAGGGATAGATGGTAAATACCGGCTACCGTTAAAAACCTGCAACTTGTCGACTATGAAAATATAACATGGTTGCATTTTCCATCTATTGGTTCTACCTATTTAGAAGCCCTGGAAATAAGTGCTAGAACTTCGTTTACCACCATATCCGGCTCATCATTGTGAGGGTAGTGATAACTTTTCTCTGTCAGAACCACTCGCCCCTGTGGAAATGCATGGGCCCAGTTTGAGTGTAACTCGCCCCACATATTTCGAGCCTCATCGGTGAAAAAGAGTAGCTGAGGGTCATCATACTTCTTGATTGAAGTAATCACAGTAACAGGGATATCGGGAATTTGTGGGTAGTCTGGTAGGGGACGCTTGGACCAAAAGTCCAAGTACTGATTCGACATCCCATTCTTCATGTCATCCAGTTTTACCTGAGCAATCTGTTTCTCAGCCAGCTCCAAATCCAGAGCACGCATAATATCTACATCGTGCTCGGAAGATGGCTCAATCAGCATCAAGGCAGCCAATTTCTCTGGATACTGCGCAGCAAAAGTTCGAGCTACATTTGCACCATAGGAATGCGCAATATAGATAACCTTACCTTTAACACCCAAAGCTTCCAGTAAAGTCTTAGCCCCTTGGGCATAATCCTCAGAGCTAAAATGCTTCCTAATAGCTGTGGAATTGCCATTACCTACACGAGAGTAACGTATGACTCTTGCGTGCTCTGCCAGCTTGGCATAGATTGGATTCCAATCAGACATACCAGCCGAACCACCCGCTTCTAGAAATAAAGTAGCCTCGCCAGCCCCCTTGATCTCGTATTCAATACGGTATTCACCAACAGAAATTTGTTCTGGTGCCGCAAAAACACCCAGGGGAAGAGCAAACATTATAAATAGCAGGACTAGACGCATATACAACCTCTAATAACGACCAAAGAATCCGGACCCAAAATAGCAGAGTGCCGCTATGTTGCAGCTACTCTCTGCCCCAAACGCGCTTCGTTGCCGGGTCCAGGTTCTTCAGGCACCAGCTGCGCCAACCCCAGCGAAACCAAAGCCATCAAAGATCCTGCAAAGAACACCATGGCCGGAGAAGTGAGCCAGAGCAGACCGAATAGAACCGGTATAACAACCGCAGCGATATGATTAATGGTAAAGCTGACTCCAGCAGATGCAGCTATATCACGCTCATCCACGATCTTTTGAAAATAAGTCTTGATCGCTATTGCCATAGAAAAGAACAGGTGATCAATAATATAGAGTGCAGCTGCCATCGCCGCACTCTCTACCAGTGCATAGCCAGCGAAAACCAGTATTAAGCCGAGATATTCCAAGGTAAGAATACGGCGCTCTCCAAAGCGGACAATAAATTGTCCTATTTTTGGTGCAATATATAAGTTAAGCAGGTGGTTCACTGTATAGAGGGCAGCTATTTCGCCCACACTGTAACCAAATTTTTCCACCATTAAAAAACCAGCGAAGACAATAAAGATTTGCCGGCGCGCGCCACTCATCATTGTCAGAACGTAGTAAAGCCAATAGCGTTTTCGCACTATCAGCTGCTTTCGCTGACTGTGAGGCTGGGGAAACTGAGGAAAGAGTATCCAAGCTACCAAAGCAACCAAGACTGTAGTACCACCTCCAATCAGGTAAACCCAGGAATAATCCAATCCAGCCAAATTCATTAAGTACCAAACCAACCCATAGGCCAGCAATGCGGCAAACGAACCGGCCGCAGCCATACGCCCCATCCAAATTGCCGAGGTCTGTTTCGGAAACCACTGCAGAGCTAAGGAAGTCTGCAAAGTTTCATAGAAATGAAACCCAATGGACATCAATAGGGTTGTCAATAACAGCCCTGTAAGTGAAGGGAAAAATCCTGTCAGCATGACTCCCACTCCCGTCGCAATGAGCGAAAGAAGCGCCAACCGCTGCTCACGTATGAGTAACAAAACAAAGATTACCGTGAAAGCGAGGAAGCCCGGTATCTCCCGCACACTTTGCAACAGACCAATATCAGCTCCAGTAAAGGAGGCCTTAGTAATTACAAAATTATTGAGCAGAGTATTCCATACGGAGAAAGAAAGGGGCATTGAAGCAGCCAAGAGCAACAATAATATCTCTGGCCGGCGGAGACGTTGTAACATAGCGAGACTCCTACATTAGGGGTTGCAATATACGCTATAGGTTACAGACGTGTAAATTGAACCGAATTACTCAGAGTGAGGAAGGAAATAATACTCTGCATTTGGGATGCGTATAGTTTATAGATCCTGGCCATTGAAAAGTAGAATCTTTCAACCACGTGCCTTAGGGGCCATGCGCTCATTCATTATATACAGGCAATAGAGTATAAAACCATACCGGGTATAAAAATACTAAATGATATCGCTGGCCACACGTGAAAACTAGGCTCAATAATTCTTTGGAAAACCCCTACATAACTCCCAATATCTTTTTTCTTATGAAACACCATTAATCATCTAAGCTATGAACAACCTCTATCACCCATACTCTCGATATCAATCACGGTAGCAAATCTTTGTCCTTTAGAGGCGCTTAGCCAATGGAGCTGCTAAATGAATATATTCACTAAGATTTCCAGCTTATTGCTTCAAATTGCCGTCTCTACCCTTTATGCGTTATCCACAGTCTCCTATGCCTCTCCCCAAGTCAGTGTCCTGCCAGATAGCCTCATCTTAAAGGAATGGAAGGTGCCTTGGGAGGGTTTACCAAGGGACCCCCATGTGGATAACCAACAACAAGTCTGGTTCTGTGGACAGGCAGGCAACTATATTGGTCGATTTAATCCGACTAATAAAGAATTCAAGCAATTTGAGGTACCCGAAGGGACTCACCCACACAACTTGATTGTGGATAACCAAGATCAGATCTGGTACGCCGGTAACCGCAACGCACATATTGGCCGGATGAATCCAGAGGATGGCAAAATTCATCAATATGCTATGCCTGAAGGGGTTAATGATCCACATACGCTGGTCTTTAACCGGGAGGGGAATATCTGGTTTACCGCCCAACAGAGTAATCGGATTGGCTTATTGAATGTATCCACTGGTCGTGTACAGATCGCAACGCCACAAACCAGTAATGCGCGCCCCTATGGCATTAAGGTAGACCAACAAGATCGCCCCTGGGTAGCCTTATTTGGCACCAACAAGCTTGCCTGGGTAGACCCCAAAACCATGGCGGTAACAGAAGTTTCCCTCCCGCGCTCAAAAGCTCGTCCGCGCAGGTTGGAAATCGATCCTACTGGTAATATCTGGTATGTGGATTACCCTGAGGGTTATATCGGTCGATATATTCCCAGGACAAAAAGATTCAAGGAGTGGAAGGTTCCCTACGAAAACCCTCGACCTTACGGCACTGCACTGGACGATAAAGGCCAGCTCTGGATAGCGGACACTGGAGCTACGCCGAATATTATCTTTGCCTTTGATACCAAAACCGAGAAATTTACCAGTCAAACCACAGTGCCGAGCGGAGGCAATATCCGCTACATGTATTTTAA encodes:
- a CDS encoding lyase codes for the protein MNIFTKISSLLLQIAVSTLYALSTVSYASPQVSVLPDSLILKEWKVPWEGLPRDPHVDNQQQVWFCGQAGNYIGRFNPTNKEFKQFEVPEGTHPHNLIVDNQDQIWYAGNRNAHIGRMNPEDGKIHQYAMPEGVNDPHTLVFNREGNIWFTAQQSNRIGLLNVSTGRVQIATPQTSNARPYGIKVDQQDRPWVALFGTNKLAWVDPKTMAVTEVSLPRSKARPRRLEIDPTGNIWYVDYPEGYIGRYIPRTKRFKEWKVPYENPRPYGTALDDKGQLWIADTGATPNIIFAFDTKTEKFTSQTTVPSGGNIRYMYFNNKDGSFWFGVDTGYLDQGIPKS
- a CDS encoding S41 family peptidase, producing the protein MAAFSAGIVYSEDTNKVQDNLSDADKLFGLSLYWKEVSYNFAFFDQVPELDFDAKYREFIPRVLATQNTYEYYRELKRLNAFLQDGHTNIYYPKGMSSSYIDWPAIRLTEAGRKAVITGVEKGLESQIPPGSIIVAIDGQPVEAHLKEQVMPYIASSTQHILWNTAVRDALDGKPGSMAQFTIQTPNGATKSVQVKRDARGREIEYASIKQPASNGELFEFKWMEDDIGYVALNGFHDEAIVEQFKSHYDEITKSKGLIIDLRFNGGGNSAYAGEIISYLADRDLPGSVWKTPKHVAAYKAWGSFADQFEDLEEYRPYAEGTSWESGEGSGDLVEPKSESNHIVPTYVLIGRNTASAAEDFLVYADSLEHFTTVGEPTYGSTGQPMFVDLPGGGTFRVCTKRDTYPDGREFVGYGIQPDILVERTLDIVRSGEDQVLERAFADLKSSIAGSAL
- a CDS encoding MFS transporter, with protein sequence MLQRLRRPEILLLLLAASMPLSFSVWNTLLNNFVITKASFTGADIGLLQSVREIPGFLAFTVIFVLLLIREQRLALLSLIATGVGVMLTGFFPSLTGLLLTTLLMSIGFHFYETLQTSLALQWFPKQTSAIWMGRMAAAGSFAALLAYGLVWYLMNLAGLDYSWVYLIGGGTTVLVALVAWILFPQFPQPHSQRKQLIVRKRYWLYYVLTMMSGARRQIFIVFAGFLMVEKFGYSVGEIAALYTVNHLLNLYIAPKIGQFIVRFGERRILTLEYLGLILVFAGYALVESAAMAAALYIIDHLFFSMAIAIKTYFQKIVDERDIAASAGVSFTINHIAAVVIPVLFGLLWLTSPAMVFFAGSLMALVSLGLAQLVPEEPGPGNEARLGQRVAAT
- a CDS encoding alpha/beta fold hydrolase, which gives rise to MRLVLLFIMFALPLGVFAAPEQISVGEYRIEYEIKGAGEATLFLEAGGSAGMSDWNPIYAKLAEHARVIRYSRVGNGNSTAIRKHFSSEDYAQGAKTLLEALGVKGKVIYIAHSYGANVARTFAAQYPEKLAALMLIEPSSEHDVDIMRALDLELAEKQIAQVKLDDMKNGMSNQYLDFWSKRPLPDYPQIPDIPVTVITSIKKYDDPQLLFFTDEARNMWGELHSNWAHAFPQGRVVLTEKSYHYPHNDEPDMVVNEVLALISRASK